The Brassica oleracea var. oleracea cultivar TO1000 unplaced genomic scaffold, BOL UnpScaffold02353, whole genome shotgun sequence DNA window AACTTATTTCTTTTTCGGCAGATGTTTTGCCTGGGTGGCGAGAGACAATGGAGGAATACCATCAAGAAGCATTGTAATTctcatttgttgtttttttcacaTTGTGATTTAAGTGTTGCGTTTGATCCTTCCATCTATAGAGTTAAAATTTTGGTTCCATGGGGTTTGCTGAATGTTCATCTTCTGTATCAGGAGGGTTTGTAAGGCTATTGCAAAACTATTGGCATTGTCGCTTGACTTGGATGCAGATTACTTTGATAGCCCTGAGATGCTTGGGAAGCCTATTTCAACTTTACGCTTGCTGCACTATGAAGGTGATAATTTGGAAGAAAATTACTCCAAATTTTTCTAAGCATTGTATATATGCCAACCATACTATGTTTACTTCTTAGGAATATCGGATCCCTCAAAAGGAATATATGGAACTGGAGCACATTCCGATTATGGGATGATTACACTCTTAGCAACAGATGGTGTAATGGGACTCCAGGTATTGATTTACGCataattgttttttcaaaatcacattctattattttatgcatATACTTTGGAAGCAATAGTATATACCTTGACAGATATGCAAGGATAGGAACGCTAAGCTTCAAAAGTGGGAATATGTGCCGTCGATTGAAGGGTACAACATGAGAATTTAGTTTTCCGCTACACCAATCCTTCGTAAAATTATAATTCCCTAGTTAACAGTTTTGGTGGACATATGGTTTAATTTTTCTCTACAGAGCAATTGTTGTGAATCTTGGTGATATGATGGAGCGTTGGAGCAACGGTCTTTTCAGGTAATATATTTCTCTTTAGGCATACTTGATACACTTGGGCTTCTCATTATGTCAGTCTTTAATTTGCAAGTAAATTTTTCTAGCTGACATTTGTTTCACGagccttttattttttttttacgataaAGATCAACATTGCACCGGGTTATTTTAAATGGACAGAGTCGATATTCAGTAAGTCTTTTACTAATTTCGACTCTACATTAATGTTCTTGTCAGTGTTGTCACTTTACATTAGTTTTATAATGTTTACCGTCATAGATTCCATTTTTCGTGGAACCGAATCACGACTGCATAATAGAGTGTCTTCCAACTTGCCAGTCCGAAAACAATCTTCCCAAGTAAGGGTTTAACCTTGTTTTATATTCAGAACTATGGTCATCCATACTGCATTAAATATCTTTATGGCTGTGTTTAATGAATAGATATCCAGCGATCAAATGTTCGGCGTATCTCACCCAACGTTACGAAGAATCGCATTTGAAGTTCAGCAGCTACAAAAAACAAACTTGAGTGAAGTTTGTTCTCCACCGT harbors:
- the LOC106321663 gene encoding probable iron/ascorbate oxidoreductase DDB_G0283291 — encoded protein: IGSEVPRDDPQWDRPFYGLNTWPNPDVLPGWRETMEEYHQEALRVCKAIAKLLALSLDLDADYFDSPEMLGKPISTLRLLHYEGISDPSKGIYGTGAHSDYGMITLLATDGVMGLQICKDRNAKLQKWEYVPSIEGAIVVNLGDMMERWSNGLFRSTLHRVILNGQSRYSIPFFVEPNHDCIIECLPTCQSENNLPKYPAIKCSAYLTQRYEESHLKFSSYKKQT